The following coding sequences lie in one Erwinia amylovora genomic window:
- a CDS encoding O-antigen ligase family protein, with the protein MLTEKSPQPILSYLIYTCCAIAFATVPFGLKFGRDIFYVASYISFIAIVLNLRYYTLDKLKLVVSLSFLAFGLGTTFWLIAFKQPGAYIDIYRSYMSTARLFSAMSVVSLVALNERLAMQKITLVVSVAVGLLVNTYALYQGLWLLQSRIELNFDRTTIVAYLLTAISLVMMQSILMLKIRYRLGFYIAAFILSYSAIILTGTRAAMIAYPALILLTVIVTKNIITVRHKIAVILLVPVLLTSTSLVFKDLVMSRIHDFERNIIAINDIEAENSVFSRVWMQVVAIRTGSEAPLGQSAEQRASEAMRIIQADPQLYNAKRYLTVHMHNEILETWSLKGIWGVVLLLAFYGSLTVLAFRLSRNAMLFGLTVAMIIYGLSDVIFFSTEATATFLLAIIASILSMKKNQTVAEQPIC; encoded by the coding sequence ATGTTGACAGAAAAAAGTCCGCAGCCCATATTGAGTTACCTGATTTACACATGTTGTGCGATTGCTTTTGCTACCGTCCCTTTCGGTTTGAAATTCGGCCGGGATATCTTTTATGTTGCCAGTTATATTTCATTCATTGCGATTGTCTTAAACCTAAGATATTACACGCTGGATAAACTCAAGCTTGTTGTTTCGTTGTCATTTCTCGCTTTCGGTTTGGGAACGACATTCTGGCTTATTGCTTTTAAGCAACCGGGTGCATATATCGATATATATCGATCTTATATGTCGACTGCACGCCTGTTTAGCGCCATGTCGGTGGTGAGTCTGGTCGCGCTGAACGAGCGTCTTGCCATGCAGAAAATAACCCTTGTGGTGAGTGTAGCCGTTGGGCTGTTGGTTAACACATACGCGCTCTATCAGGGATTGTGGCTACTTCAGTCCAGAATCGAGCTAAACTTCGACCGCACGACGATAGTCGCCTATCTGCTTACGGCCATTAGCCTGGTTATGATGCAGTCGATTTTGATGCTTAAAATCCGCTATCGCCTTGGGTTTTATATCGCCGCATTTATTCTTAGCTATTCCGCCATTATTCTCACCGGCACCCGAGCTGCAATGATAGCTTACCCGGCCCTTATTCTGCTTACGGTAATTGTGACAAAAAACATTATTACCGTACGCCATAAGATCGCTGTAATCCTGTTAGTCCCTGTACTCCTTACCTCAACCAGTTTGGTATTTAAAGACCTGGTGATGAGCAGAATACATGATTTTGAAAGAAATATTATAGCCATCAATGATATTGAAGCAGAGAATTCGGTATTCTCACGCGTATGGATGCAGGTGGTCGCAATCCGCACGGGTAGCGAGGCGCCATTGGGTCAATCTGCAGAACAACGTGCCAGTGAGGCAATGAGAATCATTCAGGCTGACCCACAACTCTATAATGCCAAACGCTACCTGACCGTGCATATGCATAATGAAATTCTTGAAACCTGGTCACTGAAAGGGATCTGGGGAGTCGTTCTGCTATTAGCGTTTTATGGCAGCCTGACAGTACTTGCTTTCAGGCTGTCGCGTAATGCGATGCTGTTTGGATTGACTGTGGCGATGATCATCTATGGATTAAGTGATGTTATTTTCTTCAGTACCGAGGCGACTGCAACGTTCTTATTAGCGATTATCGCCAGCATCCTTTCCATGAAAAAAAATCAAACTGTGGCGGAGCAACCCATATGTTAA
- a CDS encoding glycosyltransferase encodes MLTSPPLLSVIVPFFNNEAFLIPCLESLFSQIDNDIEVILINDGSSDNSACLASQCLARYPEARVRYFSQQNSGIASTRNVGLQHASGRYITFLDGDDVLSPHYVEILKPVLFSGQYDLLDFDYHRFTDNPPEIHQEEGIRINEYGFEKKGVSCLEPLFSQSMWHLWNRVYKRELLNEERFEPGRRYEDVIFTPFIYFKSERMAHLDHTLYFYRDNSQGITRNVKPEDIEDMLFAINKMDRYAAKNTENSAIKNLAAMMIVNCFGEVKSLTKAVYGYYHYNKRTIATLQQAARICAGTSVPAKKIWQMRHPQVDMFLSKIRLFCKK; translated from the coding sequence ATGTTAACCTCCCCCCCGTTGCTCAGCGTTATTGTGCCATTTTTTAATAATGAAGCGTTTCTTATCCCCTGCCTTGAATCTTTATTCAGCCAAATCGATAATGATATTGAAGTCATTTTAATCAATGACGGATCGTCAGATAATTCTGCCTGTCTGGCGTCACAATGCCTTGCACGCTACCCTGAAGCAAGGGTGCGCTATTTCTCACAACAGAATTCCGGCATTGCGAGTACACGCAATGTCGGATTGCAACACGCCAGCGGGCGCTATATCACTTTTCTTGATGGGGACGATGTATTAAGCCCCCACTATGTTGAAATACTGAAACCCGTTTTATTTTCTGGCCAGTATGATCTTCTCGATTTTGATTATCACCGCTTTACTGATAATCCACCTGAAATCCATCAAGAAGAGGGCATTCGCATCAATGAATACGGCTTTGAAAAGAAGGGCGTAAGCTGTCTGGAACCCCTTTTCAGCCAATCGATGTGGCACCTGTGGAACAGGGTTTATAAACGTGAACTGTTAAATGAGGAGCGTTTTGAACCAGGTCGGCGCTACGAGGATGTTATATTTACACCGTTCATTTACTTTAAAAGTGAAAGGATGGCTCATCTCGATCATACGCTTTATTTCTATCGTGACAACTCTCAGGGAATTACCCGGAATGTGAAACCTGAAGATATTGAGGATATGCTTTTTGCGATAAATAAAATGGATCGCTACGCTGCAAAAAACACAGAAAATAGTGCAATAAAAAACCTGGCCGCGATGATGATCGTTAATTGTTTTGGTGAAGTAAAGAGTCTCACTAAGGCAGTTTATGGTTACTATCACTATAATAAACGGACCATTGCCACGTTGCAGCAGGCAGCGCGCATTTGCGCTGGCACCTCGGTGCCGGCAAAAAAGATCTGGCAAATGCGCCATCCTCAGGTGGATATGTTCTTGTCCAAAATCCGTCTGTTTTGCAAAAAATAG